One Nocardia huaxiensis genomic window, CGGCCGGCGCGGTCACCGTGCCCGTGTACGACTCGTCCTCCGCCGAGCAGGTGCGGTGGATTCTGGAGGATTCCGGGGCGGCGCTCGCCATCGTGGAGACGGTGCGGCAGAAGGACATGCTGGCGGGCGCGCCGGAGGGTCTGCGGCGGATGCTGGTCATCGACGACGGGGCCGAGGGCCTTCTGATCGCCGACGGCGCGAGCACACCGGACGCGGCACTGCGGGAGCGCCTGGACGGTCTGCGCGCTGATGGCCTCGCTTCGCTGGTCTACACCTCCGGCACCACCGGGCGGCCCAAGGGCTGCATGCTCACCCATCGCAATTTCCTCTCCGAGGTGCGCGGCATTCTGACCGCCAGCATCGGCGAGGTCGCCCATCCCGGGCAGCGGATGCTGACCTTCCTGCCGCTCGCGCACGTGCTGGCCCGCGCGGTGTCCCTCGCCGCCTTCGAAGGCGGTATGACACAGGCGCATTGGGCCGATTTCAAGACCATTACCGGGCAGTTCGCGCGCTTCGCCCCGCACACGATTCTCGGCGTGCCGCGCGTGTTCGAGAAGGTGCGCGACGGCGCGGACAAGAAGGCGCGGGCGGGCGGCAAGGTCAAGGGCGCGATCTTCCGGTTCGCCGAGCAGACCGCCATCCGCTGGAGTGAGAACCTTTCGCATACCGGTGAATTCGTGCACCGGCCGTCATTGCCGCTGCGTGCGCGGTACGCGCTCTGTGATCGCCTGGTGTACGCGCCGCTGCGCGCGGCCCTGGGCGGGCACTGCGAGTTCGCCATCTCCGGCGGCGGTGCGCTCGCGCCGCGACTCGGCCACTTCTTCCGAGGTGTCGGCGTCCCGATCTACGAGGGCTACGGCCTGACCGAATCCACCGCGGCGCACTGCGTCAACGTCCCCGGCGCGATCAAGATCGGCTCGGTGGGACAGCCGTTGGGCGGCAATGCCGTTCGCATTGCCGAGGACGGCGAGATCGAACTGTCCGGCGGCGTGGTGTTCGCCGGTTACTGGCACAACGACGAGGCGACCGCCGCCGCCCTGCACGACGGCTGGCTGCGCACCGGCGATATCGGCGAACTCGACGCCGACGGCTTCCTGTCCATCACCGGCCGCAAGAAGGATCTGCTCGTCACCGCCGGCGGCAAGAACGTCTCCCCCGGCCCGATGGAAGACCGCATCCGCTCGCACGCGCTCATCTCCCAGGCGATCGTGGTCGGCGACGGCCGCCCTTTCATCACCGCGCTGATCACCATCGACCCCGAAGCGTTCGAGACCTGGAAGACCGACCGCGGGCTCCCCGCCGAGGCGACCATCGCCGCTCTGCGCACCGACCCCGCCCTGCGCGCCGACGTGCAACTGGCCGTCGACGACGCCAACAGCACTGTCTCGCACGCCGAGTCGATCAAGAAGTTCGTCATCCTCGAGCGCGACCTCAGCGAGGAGACCGGCGAGCTCACCGCCACCCTGAAGGTCAAGCGCCACGTGATCACGGACCGATTCGCCCACGACATCGAGGCCATGTACCGCGGCTGACGCCCCGGCTGCCGTCACACTGAGGACATGGAGATCACGTCCGCCGTAGCGGCGGTGCTCGGAGCCTTCGGCCTCTCGGGCGCCGCCGGCCTCAACGCCTGGCTACCCCTGCTGGTCGTCGGCGCCGCCGACCGCTTCGGCTGGATAGACCTCGGCAGCTCCTACGGCTGGCTCTCCTCCACCCCCGCCCTGATCGGCCTCGCCGTGGTCTTCATCCTCGACCTGATCGGCGACAAGATCCCAGCCCTGGATTCGGTCCTGCACGGCGTCGGAGCGATCATCGCCCCGGCCTCGGGCGCGATCCTCTTCACCGCCGAGTCCAGCCTCTCCGCGAATCTCCCACCCGCAGTGACCGCCATTCTCGGAGCTGTCACCGCCGGCAGCGTGCACGCCGGCCGCACGGTAGCCCGCCCCTTCGTCACGGGAACCACCGGCGGCGTAGGCAATCCGGTCGTCTCCACCGCCGAGGACGGCACCTCTCTGATCCTGACGGTCCTCGCCCTCGCCGTACCGGTTCTGGCCTTCATAGCCGTCCTGATCCTGCTGATCCTGTTGGGCTGGCTGGCATTCCGCGCCGCCCGCTGGCTCCGCGCCCGAAAGTTACGTCAGAGGTAATCGACGACAGGACATGCCCCCGGAAAGCTATCGGGCATGACCGATCTCGCCACGACCACCACCCGCACCGTTGTCGAAGAGCTGCTGACCCGCATCGGCGCGGGCGATCCGGAGGCCATCGCCGAGCTCTACGCGCCGACCAGCGACTGGAAACTGAACTGGCCCGACCACGAGCACAACCGCCCCGCCACCCCCTGGATCCGCCACCGCACCACCCGCGCCGACGCCGCCGACCACTTCCGCGAACTCGCCCTCCACCACATCCCGCAAGCAGCTGGAACCGTGATCGAACGCATCCTGTTCGACGGCCCAGACGCCGTGGTACTGGGCGAAATTCGCCAAACCGCCCGCCCCACCGCCCGCCCCTACCGCTCCCGCTTCGCCCTCCACCTCACCGTCGAAAACGGCCTCATCACCCGCCACCACGTCTACGAAGACACCCTCGCCGTCGCCCAGGCTTTCGGGTAGGAGACCGACCTCCCTCACGCCTCGGTCAGGGCCGCCAGGTCGCGGATGAGGAGGGCGGTGTGGAGGGAGGTGCGGGTTTCGCCGTCGTCTAGGTCTACGTCGAGGATTCGTTCTATGCGGGATAGGCGGTCGTAGAGGGTGGGGCGGGAGATGTTGAGGCGTTTGGCGAGTTCGGTTTTGTTGCCTGCTAGGTCGAGGAATTCTCGGAGGGTGCGGGTGAGGTCGGAGGTTTGGCGGATGTCGTGGCGGAGGAGGGCGCTGAGTTCGGTTTCGGCGAAGCGCTGGACGCCGGGCTCGTCGCGGATGAGGGAGAGCAGGCCGCGGAGGCGGACGTCGCCGCTGCGGTAGAAGGGGCGGGGGCGGGACGGGGACAGAGAGAGGGCCACCTCGGCGGTGTGGGCGGCCTGGGAGAGTTCGCGGGCGGTGTCGAGGAGGGAATCCGATTCCGCGCCAACGCCTATGACGGCACGATCGACGCCTGGGACGCGGTGGACTTCGGCCAGGATGGCCGTGCAGAGGGTGGTGAGGAGGTCGTCTAGGTCGGGGGTGCGGGAGAGGGCGAGGATCAGCAGGACTCGGTTGCCGTGCTCGGGGGTGGCGAGGGCGGTGGCGCGGCCCAGGGCCACTCCGTGCAGGGCGGCGTCGAGGATGGCGGCGGTGCGGCGCTGATGGGCCACCGGGTCGGATTCCGTTGCGGCGCAGACGTCCACGGCCAGGGGGAGGTAGCGGGAACGGCGGGACAGGCCCAAGGAGGCGGCCAGGGCGAGGGCGTCGCGTTCGTCGGTGAGGCGGCCGTTGATCATGTCGTCGATGAGGCCGGTCTGGGCTTGGCGGTGCAGGCCGAAACGGTCGCGTTCGATCATGCGGTGCAGGGTGAGGGTCTGGGCGGCGCGCTCGAGCACCATGCGGGCGCGGGCGGTCGGGACGCGACTGGAACGCAGGATGAGCCGGCCCCAGCGCTGGGTGTGCGGGCCGACCGGGACCACGTTCGCATCGGTGTCGGGGAGCAGGCGGGAGGCGGTCTCCCAATTGTCGAGCAGCGCGGAGGTGGCGGTGTGGCGGGCGGTCAGGGCCAGCACGCGGTGGGTGAGATCCTCCAGGACCACCGAGGCGTCGAGCATGCCCGCGGCGGTCTTCACGATTTCGGCGAGGGAGGCGCGGCGCACGCTGAGGGCGGTGAAGGTTTCGTGGACGGTGCGGGCGAATTCCAGTTCCGCGTATTGATCCGCGACGATCACGCGGTGCACCGCCTCGGTGACCTCCACGAACCGCACCACCCGGTGCAAGGCCACCACCGGCAGGCCGAGCCGGTCCGCGGTGTCGGCGACGGACTCGGGCAGTTCCCGCACATACGTTCCCAATTCCACGACCAGGCCGGAAACACCTGCGGCCGAGAGGGATTCGAGGTAGGCGGAGGTGGCGTCGGCACCCGAGGACAGCGCCTGCCCGGTGGTCAGAATCAGTTCGCGACCGACCAGTAGTTTTGCGACATCCGGCAGTTCGCTGACGTGCACCCACCGCACCGGCCGATCCAGGGACCCGCCGCCGACGACTTCCGGCTGCCCGGCGCGCACCACCGGCATCGCCAGCACATCAGCGACAGAGAGGAGCACCGACGAATCGTAATACGACAACGCGAATCCCGTACAGAATGTCGGGCATCTACTCACGGGTTATGCGGCAGAGTGAATGCCGGGCCACTGCAGTCTCATCCCCGGCCCTCCTCCCGTGCCCGTCCCCCGTCGTGCCGGCGACCGGGGGCGGGCCGCGTGAATTCCATGACATCGAATCGAGGAGATATGCAGACCATCGCGCACTGGCTCGACGGCAAATCCTTCGCCGGGAGCAGCGAGGCCACCGCGCCCGTGACCAACCCCGCCACCGGGGTGGTGACCGGACGGGTCGCGCTCGCCAATGCGGCGGACGTGCGGACGGTGGTCGAGGCGGCCGCCGCGGCCTTCCCTGCCTGGCGCGACGCCTCGCTGGCCCGCCGGACCCAGGTGCTGTTCCGGTTCCGGGAACTGCTCAACGAGCGCAAGGAGGAGCTGGCGGCCATCATCACCGCCGAGCACGGCAAGGTGCTCTCCGATGCCCTCGGCGAGGTGACGCGCGGGCTCGAGGTGGTGGAATTCGCCTGCGGCATACCGCATCTGCTCAAGGGCGGTTACACCGAGAACGCGTCCACCAAGGTGGACATCTTCTCGATCCGGCAGCCGCTGGGACCGGTGGCGATCATCTCCCCGTTCAATTTCCCGGCCATGGTGCCCATGTGGTTCTTCCCGATCGCCATTGCCGCCGGGAACACGGTGGTGGTCAAGCCGAGCGAGAAGGATCCGTCGGCCTCGCTGTGGACGGCGGCGCTGTGGCAGGAGGCCGGGCTGCCCGACGGCGTGTTCAATGTGGTGCAGGGCGATAAGGCGGCGGTGGACGAGCTGCTGGAAAACCCTGCGATCAAAGCGGTTTCGTTCGTCGGGTCGACGCCCATCGCGAAATACGTGTACGAGAACGGCACCGCGAACGGGAAGCGGGTGCAGGCGCTGGGCGGAGCCAAGAACCACATGGTGGTGCTGCCCGACGCCGATCTGGATCTGGCGGCCGATGCGGCGGTCAATGCCGGGTTCGGGTCGGCGGGTGAGCGGTGCATGGCCATCAGCGCGCTGGTGGCGGTCGGGCCGGTCGCCGACGCCCTGGTCGCGCGAATCACCGAGCGAGCCAAGACCATTCGCACCGGCGACGGGACGCGCGGCACCGATATGGGCCCGCTGGTCACGCAGGCGCATCGCGACAGGGTGGCCTCCTACATCGCGGCGGGTGAATCCTCCGGCGCGACAGTCGTTCTCGACGGCCGCCAGGTGCAGGCCGACGGCGCGGCCGACGGATTCTGGCTCGGGCCGACCGTTCTCGACCATGTCACCCCCGACATGAGCGTCTACACCGACGAGATCTTCGGCCCCGTGCTGTCGGTGCTGCGCGTCGACACCTATGACGAGGCCCTGGCTCTCATCAACGCCAACCCGTACGGCAATGGCACCGCGATCTTCACCAATGACGGCGGCGCGGCCCGGCGCTTCCACAATGAGGTCGAGGTGGGCATGGTCGGCATCAATGTGCCGATTCCGGTGCCCATGGCCTACTACAGTTTCGGAGGCTGGAAGAACTCGCTGTTCGGCGATTCCCACGCGCACGGCATCGACGGCGTGCACTTCTTCACCCGCACCAAAGCGGTCACCACGCGCTGGCTCGATCCCAGCCACGGCGGCCTCAATCTCGGCTTCCCGCAGAACCACTGAACGGAGTTCCGCGATGACTCTCCCGAATGGGCTCACGCCCGAGGCGGCCCGCGAGCAGGCCGCGCGCGCCTATGAACTCGACCGCAAGCACGTCTTCCATTCCTGGTCGGCGCAGGCGCAGATCAACCCCATGGTCGTGTCCGCCACCCAGGGCTCGTATGTGTGGGACGGCGACGGGAACCGGCTGCTGGATTTCTCCTCGCAGCTGGTGAACACGAATATCGGGCATCAGCATCCGAAGGTCGTCGCCGCCATTCAGCAGCAGGCCGCCACACTGTGCACGGTCGCGCCACAGCATGTGAATGCCGCGCGCTCGGAGGCGGCGCGCTTGATTGCCGAACGCACACCCGGTGAGCTGAACCGCATCTTCTTCACCAATGGCGGCGCGGACGCGGTGGAGCACGCCGTGCGCATGGCCCGTCTGCACACCGGGCGCTACAAGGTGCTGTCGCGGTACCGCTCGTATCACGGGGGCACCGAGACGGCCATCAACCTCACCGGCGATCCGCGGCGCTGGCCGAATGATCACGGCAATGCCGGAATCGTGCACTTCTTCGGCCCGTTCCTGTATCGCACGCAATTCCATTCGAGCACCGAGGCCGAGGAGTCGCAGCGGGCGCTGGAGCATCTCGAGCAGACCATCATGTTCGAGGGGCCGAGCACCATTGCCGCCATCGTGCTGGAACCGGTGCCGGGGACGGCCGGAATCATGGTTCCCCCACCGGGATACCTCGCGGGCGTACGTGAACTGTGCGACAGGTACGGCATCGTGTTCATCGCCGACGAGGTGATGGCGGGGTTCGGGCGGACCGGAAAGTGGTTCAGCATCCAGAATTTCGATGTGGTGCCGGACCTGATCACCTTCGCCAAGGGCGTGAACTCCGGGTACGTGCCGCTGGGCGGGGTGGCCATCGCGCCGCACATCGCCGCGACCTTCGACGATCGCGCCTATCCGGGCGGGCTCACCTACTCCGGGCATCCCCTGGCCACGGCCGCCGCGGTGGCGACCATCAATGCCATGCGGGACGAGCGCATTGTCGAGAATGCCGCCGAGATCGGCGAGCGGGTCCTCGGGCCCGGCCTGCGGGAGCTGGCCGATCGGCATCCGAGTCTCGGGGAGGTGCGCGGGCTCGGCGTGTTCTGGGCGCTCGAACTGGTCCGCGACCGTGCGACACGAGAACCGTTGGCCCCCTATGGCGGAACCAGTCCGGCCATGACGGAAACCCTGGCCGCGGCCAAGGCGGCCGGGCTGCTGCTGTTCGTCAATTTCAACCGGATTCACGTGGTGCCGCCGTGTACTGTGTCCGAATCCGAGGCCAAGGAGGGTCTGGCCGTACTCGATCAGGCGCTCCTCCACGCCGACGCCCACACGAAGTAGGAGCGCAGTGAGTTCGCAGGAGCTGCAGTTCATCGGCGGTGCGCGCCGGGCCGGATCGGGTGCGCCGCTGGTGATCACCGAACCCGCGACGGGCGAGCGGATCGTCGCGGGCGCGGGAGCCGACGGCAGTGATGTCGACGCGGCGATATCGGCTGCGCGCGAAGCATTTCCGGGGTGGGCGGGAACCACTCCGGGAGAGCGCTCGGCCGTCATGCACCGCTGGGCGCTGCTGCTCGGCGAACGCGCGGAGGAATTGGCGGCGGTGGAAAGCCGTAATGCGGGCAAGCCGATTCGGCTCGCGCGCGAGTTCGATGTGCCGGGCACCATCGACAACACGGCCTTCTTCGCCGGGGCCGCACGGAATCTGGAGGGCAGGGCGGCGGCGGAGTACTCGGCCGACCACACCTCCGCCATCCGGCGGGAGCCGATCGGCGTGATCGGCTCCATCGCGCCGTGGAACTACCCCCTGCAGATGGCGGCGTGGAAGATTCTTCCCGCCGTCGCGGCGGGAAATACGGTGGTGCTCAAGCCTTCCGAGCTCACGCCGTTGAGTTCGCTGCTGTTCGCGGAGGCGGCGACCGAGGCCGGGGTGCCGGCGGGCGTGATCAATGTGCTCACCGGGACCGGGCCGGTCGCGGGCGCGGCGCTGGTCGAGCATCCGGAGGTGGCCATGGTGTCGTTCACCGGCTCGACCGCGGTGGGGCGGCAGATCGCCGCCACCGCAGCGGGTTCGGTGAAACGCGTGCACCTGGAGCTGGGCGGCAAGGCCCCGTTCGTCGTGTTCGACGATGCCGATCCGGAGGCGGCGGCCCGCGGCGCTGTCGCGGGTTCGCTCATCAATGTCGGGCAGGACTGCACGGCCGCCACCCGCGCCTACGTGCAACGCCCCTTGTTCGACGAATTCGTTTCCCGCGTAGCCGATCTCATGGATCAGGTGCGCATCGGCCCGGTGCAGGATCCGGAGACCGATCTGGGTGCGCTGATTACCCGCGCCCATCGCGACAAGGTGATCGGCATGGTCTCCCGCGCCCGTGATCGCGGCGCGAAAGTGGTTCGCGGCGGCCGTATTCCGTCGAATACGCCCGCCGGCGGCGCCTATTTCGAGCCGACGCTCATCACCGGCGCCGCGCAGAATTCGGAGATCGTGCAGCAGGAGGTCTTCGGGCCGGTGCTCGTGGTGCTCCCCTTCGACACCGATGACGAGGCGATCGCGCTGGCCAATGACACCGTCTACGGTCTGGCCGCCTCCGCCTGGTCCACGAGCGTCTTCCGCACCCAGCGCGCGGCCCGCGAGATCCGGGCCGGGTGCGTGTGGCTCAATGACCATATTCCGATCGTCAGCGAAATGCCGCACGGCGGTTTCAAATCCTCGGGTTTCGGAAAAGACATGTCCGCGTACTCGTTCGAGGAATACACGGCCGCCAAACATGTCATGTCCGATATCACCGCCGTCGCGCACAAACCCTGGCACGACACGGTGTTCCGGACCCGGTAACCGGTCAATTCCCCGCACCGCGAAGATTCTGGGCTATTCTTCATCGCACACCTCAGGTTCTGCCCGGGAGGCAGTGATGGACCCGTATGCGATGCCGTTGCCGGCGTTCCGGTCCACCCTGCTGCCGCGAAACACCGTCGCTCCCGCGACATTCCCGATCTCACGCGTCTACGCCATAGCCGGGCAGCTGCGCATGCGCCGCCGCTCCGACGATCGCGCCGCCACCAGCTGAGCTGCCCGCACGCCGCCGGTCCGGTCCCCTTCGGGGTCGACCCCCGGCGGCTTTCGCGTACCCACGGCCAATTCCCCCATGCACTGGGCTCGGCGGCCGGACCGCTGGGCAAGAGAGAAGGAGCTGATCGGCCATGCAGGCCAAAGGAAGCAAACTGTGGGCGTCGGCACTCACCGATGCGGTGCCGGCGCCGTACTGGACCGACCGCCCCGACCGCCCCGTGCCCACCGAACCCCTCACCACCGCCACCGCCGCGGACCTGGCCGTCATCGGCGGCGGCTACAGCGGACTGTGGACCGCGTTGCTGGCCAAGGAGAGAAATCCGGGCACCGATGTGGTGCTCGTCGAATCCGCCATGTGCGGGCACGCCGCCTCCGGCCGCAATGGCGGCTTCTGCGCCGCCAGCCTCACCCACGGCCTGGCCAACGGCCTGGAACGCTTCCCCGATGAGATCGACGACCTGGAACGGCTGGGCCGCGCGAATCTGGACGCCATCGAGAACGCCATCGCCCGCTACGGCATCGACTGCGATTTCGAGCGCACCGGCGAGATGGAAGTCGCCACCGCACCGCACGAGCTCGAGTGGCTGCGCGAAAGCCACGTCGCCGCAACCGCTCTCGGCTATCGCAGCGATCTGCTGGACGCCGCGGAGGTGCAGCGCCTGGTGCACTCCCCCACCTACCTCGGCGGCTGGTGGGACCGCGACGGCGTCGCCATGCTCGATCCCGCCCGCCTGGCGTGGGGCCTGCGCCGCGCCTGTTTGAAACTCGGCGTCCGCATCTTCGAAGGCACACCCGTGCAACGCATTTCGAAGTCCACCGGCGGCACGCTCACCCTGCACACGCCGCACGGCGAAGTCCGCGCTCCCCGGGTTGCCCTGTGCACCAGCGCCTTCGCGGGGCCGCTGCCGAAGGTGTCCCGGCATGTGGTCCCCGTCTACGACTACGCCCTGATGACCGAGCCCCTGACCGCTTCGCAGCTCGACACCATCGGCTGGCGCGGGCGCATGGGCATGGGCGATGCCTCCTACCGCTTCCACTACTACCGCCTCACCCGCGACAATCGAATCCTGTTCGGCGGCTACGACGCCATCTATCACTTCGGCGGACGCATCGCCCCCGCCCTCGAATCCAACGAGGCCACCTTCGAAACGCTCTCCCGGCATTTCTTCCAAACCTTCCCGCAGTTGGACGGTCTCCGATTCACGCATCGCTGGGGCGGCATCATCGACACCTGCGGGCGCTTCTGCGCGTTCTTCGGTTCCGCCTACCGGGGCCGGCTGGCTTACGCCGCCGGGTACACCGGACTGGGCGTGGGCGCGACCCGTTTCGGCGCGGAGGTCATGCTGGATCGCCTGTGGGGCTTGGACACCGAGCGCACCCGCCTGCGCCTGGTCCGCTCCCGGCCCCTGCCCCTGCCGCCAGAACCTTTGCGCTCGGCGGGAATTCAGCTCACCCGCTGGTCGCTCGCGCGAGCGGATGCCCATCAGGGCCGCCGCAATCTGTGGTTGAAGACCCTCGACTACACCGGTCTCGGCTTCGACAGCTGAGGCCGGCACAGTCGAGATCACCCTGACCGGCGACGGCCCCCGCACCTGGTGCAGGCGCCGCGCACCAAGAGGCGGGCCGATCAGCCGATCGGTGGTGAAAGATACTGCAGCGCATAACCATTGCCGGACGGGGTGACACGGGCGATACCGGGCGAGTCGAGGTGGGCCCCGGCCACGAAGTGGTCCGGCCGGGCCAGTCGTTCGAGGAGGGCGGCGCGGGCGGTGCGGGCCAGGGCCTGGTCGCCGTCGAACTCCCAGGACACGGCCGGCTGGTCGAATTGGAGGGTGGGGACGTGCACGGTGTCGCCCCAGACCAGCAGGCGGCCTGTGCCGCTGCTGATTTCGTAAACGGTGTGCCCGGGGGTGTGGCCCGGTGTCGGGATCGCGGTGGTCCAGTCGTTGATGGCGACCCGCTCGGACACCGGGACGACCCGGTCGCGGAGCGACGCGAGCCGCCCCGTGAACACCGAGGCGTCGCCCGCGCCGATCCACACGCGCTCCAGTGCGGGGAACG contains:
- a CDS encoding AMP-dependent synthetase/ligase, translated to MREFLAAPTFTIAEDETIVASVYTQAEQTPQRVLFSRPAGSDWLDVTAAEFARLVSDVAKGLIANGIQPGDRVVLMSATRFEWTLLDFGIWAAGAVTVPVYDSSSAEQVRWILEDSGAALAIVETVRQKDMLAGAPEGLRRMLVIDDGAEGLLIADGASTPDAALRERLDGLRADGLASLVYTSGTTGRPKGCMLTHRNFLSEVRGILTASIGEVAHPGQRMLTFLPLAHVLARAVSLAAFEGGMTQAHWADFKTITGQFARFAPHTILGVPRVFEKVRDGADKKARAGGKVKGAIFRFAEQTAIRWSENLSHTGEFVHRPSLPLRARYALCDRLVYAPLRAALGGHCEFAISGGGALAPRLGHFFRGVGVPIYEGYGLTESTAAHCVNVPGAIKIGSVGQPLGGNAVRIAEDGEIELSGGVVFAGYWHNDEATAAALHDGWLRTGDIGELDADGFLSITGRKKDLLVTAGGKNVSPGPMEDRIRSHALISQAIVVGDGRPFITALITIDPEAFETWKTDRGLPAEATIAALRTDPALRADVQLAVDDANSTVSHAESIKKFVILERDLSEETGELTATLKVKRHVITDRFAHDIEAMYRG
- a CDS encoding DUF4126 domain-containing protein, translated to MEITSAVAAVLGAFGLSGAAGLNAWLPLLVVGAADRFGWIDLGSSYGWLSSTPALIGLAVVFILDLIGDKIPALDSVLHGVGAIIAPASGAILFTAESSLSANLPPAVTAILGAVTAGSVHAGRTVARPFVTGTTGGVGNPVVSTAEDGTSLILTVLALAVPVLAFIAVLILLILLGWLAFRAARWLRARKLRQR
- a CDS encoding nuclear transport factor 2 family protein, which gives rise to MTDLATTTTRTVVEELLTRIGAGDPEAIAELYAPTSDWKLNWPDHEHNRPATPWIRHRTTRADAADHFRELALHHIPQAAGTVIERILFDGPDAVVLGEIRQTARPTARPYRSRFALHLTVENGLITRHHVYEDTLAVAQAFG
- a CDS encoding PucR family transcriptional regulator, yielding MLLSVADVLAMPVVRAGQPEVVGGGSLDRPVRWVHVSELPDVAKLLVGRELILTTGQALSSGADATSAYLESLSAAGVSGLVVELGTYVRELPESVADTADRLGLPVVALHRVVRFVEVTEAVHRVIVADQYAELEFARTVHETFTALSVRRASLAEIVKTAAGMLDASVVLEDLTHRVLALTARHTATSALLDNWETASRLLPDTDANVVPVGPHTQRWGRLILRSSRVPTARARMVLERAAQTLTLHRMIERDRFGLHRQAQTGLIDDMINGRLTDERDALALAASLGLSRRSRYLPLAVDVCAATESDPVAHQRRTAAILDAALHGVALGRATALATPEHGNRVLLILALSRTPDLDDLLTTLCTAILAEVHRVPGVDRAVIGVGAESDSLLDTARELSQAAHTAEVALSLSPSRPRPFYRSGDVRLRGLLSLIRDEPGVQRFAETELSALLRHDIRQTSDLTRTLREFLDLAGNKTELAKRLNISRPTLYDRLSRIERILDVDLDDGETRTSLHTALLIRDLAALTEA
- a CDS encoding CoA-acylating methylmalonate-semialdehyde dehydrogenase; this translates as MQTIAHWLDGKSFAGSSEATAPVTNPATGVVTGRVALANAADVRTVVEAAAAAFPAWRDASLARRTQVLFRFRELLNERKEELAAIITAEHGKVLSDALGEVTRGLEVVEFACGIPHLLKGGYTENASTKVDIFSIRQPLGPVAIISPFNFPAMVPMWFFPIAIAAGNTVVVKPSEKDPSASLWTAALWQEAGLPDGVFNVVQGDKAAVDELLENPAIKAVSFVGSTPIAKYVYENGTANGKRVQALGGAKNHMVVLPDADLDLAADAAVNAGFGSAGERCMAISALVAVGPVADALVARITERAKTIRTGDGTRGTDMGPLVTQAHRDRVASYIAAGESSGATVVLDGRQVQADGAADGFWLGPTVLDHVTPDMSVYTDEIFGPVLSVLRVDTYDEALALINANPYGNGTAIFTNDGGAARRFHNEVEVGMVGINVPIPVPMAYYSFGGWKNSLFGDSHAHGIDGVHFFTRTKAVTTRWLDPSHGGLNLGFPQNH
- a CDS encoding aspartate aminotransferase family protein, with protein sequence MTLPNGLTPEAAREQAARAYELDRKHVFHSWSAQAQINPMVVSATQGSYVWDGDGNRLLDFSSQLVNTNIGHQHPKVVAAIQQQAATLCTVAPQHVNAARSEAARLIAERTPGELNRIFFTNGGADAVEHAVRMARLHTGRYKVLSRYRSYHGGTETAINLTGDPRRWPNDHGNAGIVHFFGPFLYRTQFHSSTEAEESQRALEHLEQTIMFEGPSTIAAIVLEPVPGTAGIMVPPPGYLAGVRELCDRYGIVFIADEVMAGFGRTGKWFSIQNFDVVPDLITFAKGVNSGYVPLGGVAIAPHIAATFDDRAYPGGLTYSGHPLATAAAVATINAMRDERIVENAAEIGERVLGPGLRELADRHPSLGEVRGLGVFWALELVRDRATREPLAPYGGTSPAMTETLAAAKAAGLLLFVNFNRIHVVPPCTVSESEAKEGLAVLDQALLHADAHTK
- a CDS encoding gamma-aminobutyraldehyde dehydrogenase; the protein is MSSQELQFIGGARRAGSGAPLVITEPATGERIVAGAGADGSDVDAAISAAREAFPGWAGTTPGERSAVMHRWALLLGERAEELAAVESRNAGKPIRLAREFDVPGTIDNTAFFAGAARNLEGRAAAEYSADHTSAIRREPIGVIGSIAPWNYPLQMAAWKILPAVAAGNTVVLKPSELTPLSSLLFAEAATEAGVPAGVINVLTGTGPVAGAALVEHPEVAMVSFTGSTAVGRQIAATAAGSVKRVHLELGGKAPFVVFDDADPEAAARGAVAGSLINVGQDCTAATRAYVQRPLFDEFVSRVADLMDQVRIGPVQDPETDLGALITRAHRDKVIGMVSRARDRGAKVVRGGRIPSNTPAGGAYFEPTLITGAAQNSEIVQQEVFGPVLVVLPFDTDDEAIALANDTVYGLAASAWSTSVFRTQRAAREIRAGCVWLNDHIPIVSEMPHGGFKSSGFGKDMSAYSFEEYTAAKHVMSDITAVAHKPWHDTVFRTR
- a CDS encoding NAD(P)/FAD-dependent oxidoreductase; amino-acid sequence: MQAKGSKLWASALTDAVPAPYWTDRPDRPVPTEPLTTATAADLAVIGGGYSGLWTALLAKERNPGTDVVLVESAMCGHAASGRNGGFCAASLTHGLANGLERFPDEIDDLERLGRANLDAIENAIARYGIDCDFERTGEMEVATAPHELEWLRESHVAATALGYRSDLLDAAEVQRLVHSPTYLGGWWDRDGVAMLDPARLAWGLRRACLKLGVRIFEGTPVQRISKSTGGTLTLHTPHGEVRAPRVALCTSAFAGPLPKVSRHVVPVYDYALMTEPLTASQLDTIGWRGRMGMGDASYRFHYYRLTRDNRILFGGYDAIYHFGGRIAPALESNEATFETLSRHFFQTFPQLDGLRFTHRWGGIIDTCGRFCAFFGSAYRGRLAYAAGYTGLGVGATRFGAEVMLDRLWGLDTERTRLRLVRSRPLPLPPEPLRSAGIQLTRWSLARADAHQGRRNLWLKTLDYTGLGFDS
- a CDS encoding MBL fold metallo-hydrolase gives rise to the protein MRLISAGRHHAAFEFGELHVISLRDGYIDMPPTRLRDEAGRTLPVLPAVVPLVGDNLRLAVNAFYVTDGTRSVLIDTGASDNWHDPTMGLIYDALDEAGIDRAQITDAAITHNHEDHVSGLIAPDGSEAFPALERVWIGAGDASVFTGRLASLRDRVVPVSERVAINDWTTAIPTPGHTPGHTVYEISSGTGRLLVWGDTVHVPTLQFDQPAVSWEFDGDQALARTARAALLERLARPDHFVAGAHLDSPGIARVTPSGNGYALQYLSPPIG